In a genomic window of Streptomyces katrae:
- a CDS encoding response regulator transcription factor, whose protein sequence is MLRVILAEDSVLLRAGLTELLALGGHRVLAAVGDAPALLRAVEAERPDVVVTDVRMPPGLRDEGLRAALALRRADPALPVLVLSQYVATAYATQLFTGGSAAGLGYLLKDRVGEVEEFLDALRRVHAGQTVIDPEVVRVLLAPRPANDPLARLTPREREVLALMAEGLNNQALAARLFVTEASVVKHAGSIFTKLELDPTEGNRRVLAVLAHLRGAGA, encoded by the coding sequence GTGCTCCGGGTGATCCTGGCCGAGGACTCGGTGCTGCTGCGCGCGGGCCTGACGGAGCTGCTGGCCCTCGGCGGCCACCGCGTCCTCGCCGCCGTCGGCGACGCCCCCGCCCTGCTGCGGGCGGTGGAGGCCGAGCGGCCCGACGTGGTGGTGACGGACGTGCGGATGCCGCCCGGGCTGCGCGACGAGGGGCTGCGGGCCGCGCTCGCCCTGCGCCGCGCCGACCCCGCGCTGCCGGTCCTGGTGCTGTCGCAGTACGTGGCCACCGCCTACGCCACGCAGCTGTTCACGGGCGGTTCTGCGGCCGGGCTGGGCTATCTGCTCAAGGACCGGGTCGGTGAGGTCGAGGAATTCCTCGACGCCCTGCGGCGGGTGCACGCGGGGCAGACGGTCATCGACCCGGAAGTGGTCCGCGTCCTCCTGGCGCCCCGGCCGGCGAACGACCCCCTCGCCCGGCTCACCCCGCGCGAGCGCGAGGTGCTGGCCCTGATGGCGGAGGGGCTCAACAACCAGGCCCTGGCGGCGCGGCTGTTCGTCACCGAGGCCTCCGTGGTGAAGCACGCGGGCAGCATCTTCACGAAACTGGAACTGGACCCGACGGAGGGCAACCGCCGCGTCCTGGCCGTCCTGGCCCACCTGCGCGGCGCGGGCGCGTAG
- a CDS encoding sensor histidine kinase: MPGSTTPDPAPDPAPPLEPAVAVWRSLRRPLRFLASWWPWRCWAYLGSGFVLGYGVLCALVLLLGLGLLLAVAGIGLVLLAGALAGAVPLGELERRRLRWVEAEPVADPHTSLAGAGAGAWLRTRLRERATWREFGYAVLLGPAFGAAGFGVLALVALSLILVVSPVIVWALAPEPVMLIPGEAVAGPLEALGGTAAGLAGLALAAYAAALITGVQVKTVRLLLGPHEEDARVLELTRSRVRLVEAFEAERRRIERDLHDGAQQQLVALSMTLGLAELELRRAPGADGAAALVRRGREEAKLALAQLRDLVRGMHPQVLTDHGLAAAVAEVALRHPVPVTVDLQVPRLPEPVEVTAYFTVTEALANAAKHSGASRVDVAGGVEGGRLTLTVTDDGRGGADPGAGAGLAGLADRVAMLRGRLTVSSPAGGPTRLRMEVPCSG, encoded by the coding sequence ATGCCCGGATCCACCACTCCTGACCCCGCTCCAGACCCCGCGCCGCCCCTCGAACCGGCCGTGGCGGTATGGCGGTCGCTGCGGCGGCCGTTGCGGTTCCTGGCGTCCTGGTGGCCCTGGCGGTGCTGGGCGTATCTCGGCAGCGGGTTCGTGCTCGGGTACGGGGTGCTGTGCGCGCTCGTGCTGCTCCTCGGGCTCGGGCTGCTGCTGGCGGTCGCCGGGATCGGTCTGGTGCTGCTGGCCGGCGCCCTGGCCGGGGCGGTGCCCCTGGGGGAGCTGGAGCGGCGGCGGCTGCGGTGGGTCGAGGCGGAACCCGTCGCGGATCCGCACACCTCGCTCGCCGGCGCCGGCGCGGGGGCCTGGCTGCGGACGCGGCTGCGGGAGCGGGCCACCTGGCGGGAGTTCGGGTACGCCGTGCTGCTCGGGCCGGCCTTCGGGGCGGCCGGGTTCGGGGTGCTGGCCCTGGTGGCCCTCTCGCTGATCCTGGTGGTCTCCCCCGTGATCGTGTGGGCCCTCGCCCCGGAGCCGGTGATGCTGATACCCGGCGAGGCGGTGGCGGGCCCGCTGGAGGCCCTCGGCGGCACCGCCGCGGGCCTGGCCGGACTGGCCCTCGCCGCGTACGCGGCCGCGCTGATCACCGGGGTGCAGGTGAAGACGGTGCGGCTGCTGCTCGGGCCGCACGAGGAGGACGCCCGGGTCCTGGAGCTGACCCGCTCGCGGGTCCGGCTGGTCGAGGCCTTCGAGGCGGAGCGGCGCCGCATCGAACGGGACCTGCACGACGGGGCCCAGCAGCAACTGGTCGCCCTCAGCATGACGTTGGGCCTCGCGGAGCTGGAGCTGCGCAGGGCCCCCGGCGCCGACGGGGCCGCCGCCCTGGTGCGCCGGGGCCGCGAGGAGGCCAAGCTGGCACTGGCCCAACTGCGGGACCTGGTGCGGGGGATGCACCCGCAGGTGCTGACCGACCACGGGCTGGCCGCGGCCGTCGCCGAGGTGGCGCTGCGCCATCCGGTCCCCGTCACGGTGGACCTCCAGGTACCACGGCTGCCCGAACCGGTCGAGGTCACCGCGTACTTCACCGTCACCGAGGCCCTGGCCAACGCCGCCAAGCACAGCGGCGCCTCGCGGGTCGACGTCGCCGGCGGGGTCGAGGGCGGCCGGCTCACCCTCACCGTCACCGACGACGGCCGCGGCGGCGCCGATCCCGGCGCGGGAGCGGGGCTGGCGGGGCTCGCGGACCGGGTGGCGATGCTGCGCGGGAGGCTGACGGTGAGCAGTCCGGCCGGCGGGCCGACGCGGCTGCGGATGGAGGTGCCGTGCTCCGGGTGA